CACAAAGCTGAAAAAGTATACAAATCAAGAACAATTGGATTATATCAATCGTCATTTATCAGGGTTTGATGTGATTCAACCGCCAGCAAAATCTGAATTGGAAACGATTCTCCAGGATATAGAAGAATCCGTGGCAGAAGGTTTAACACTATTAATGGAGTATCAAAAAGGAAATGAAAGCACTCCCCAATCACGTAACATTGATCCTTATGGCCTTGTGTATTGGAAAGGGAATTGGTATGTCATCGCTTATTGTCACCTGCGCCTTGAAATACGCAGCTTTCGTATTGATCGGATCGTGAGTATATCTCGAACGGGTGTTGAATTTGATCGACCGGCAGATTTTTCAGTACGTGCTTTTTTTCTAAATGGGCTTTTGCCTGATTTAGACCAGCCTGACCAACTGATTTCCATTCATATTGAAGGACATGCGCATGCCCTCGATGATTTATGCCAGCATTGGTTATTTGGGCATGCACTTACCCGCCGTTCGGAAAATCATGCTCATTTTAAGATAGATGAGCAATCAATAAATACTTATGTACCTTACTATCTTCTTCCTTATGGAACGGCAATCAATATCCTAGAACCATTATTTTTAAAAGAGAGAATGGTAACTGTCACTTTAGAATTAGTTAAACATTATCAAAACTCTAAACTTCACTGACCGTATATGTCAGTGAAGTTTGTTTATGATGTAAAGGAAGAACCAAAATTAGGAGGAAAGAGTTTATGAAGGATCTTAAGTATGTATTTTATATTGGCGGGACACCAGAGGAAGTATGGAGGGCATTAATCTCGTCCGAGGGAACAAAGCAGATTTATTATGGAAGTGTTATCAGATCCACCTTTCAATTAGGAGATCTTTTGGAATACGTTGGGCCGGGGGCTGATGGTGATGAGACGGTTCATGTTTATGGAAATGTATTAGAGTATATACCAAATCAAGTACTTCGTTTTACTCACTTTGCTGGAAAATCCTACACGAAAGATGACATTCAGGATTATGAATCTAGAATTTCTTATCTGCTTGATCCCGTTGGCTCTTGTACGAAGTTAACCTTAATTCATGACCAATGGCAGGAAGGTGATCCTCACTACGAGAACAGTAATGCGGCATGGTGGATGATACTTAGTAATACAAAATCATTCGTAGAAATAGGCAAAACGCTTAATCTAGGTTAGTTTTAAAATGAAACTAAATTTAGTCGAAATAGCGATTAACTTATATACTCCCCTTGGATGATATTGATTAGAGCAAAGCATGGTGCTAGGTTCAATTTACTTAAAATTAGGAGTTGTATTGCCAACTCCTTTTCTTAATGAACTTATCTGCTTTTTTCATTAGAAGCTAACAATGGCGAACAGTGTCAGATCCTGTTCGCCAAGGTAGTCACTGAAATGCACGTTAGCTGCATTCATTTAGTTTTTCTTTAATCAACTGGATAATCGTCTTGTAAAATGAAAGTTCGTGTGGGACAAATTGATTTTT
The DNA window shown above is from Neobacillus sp. WH10 and carries:
- a CDS encoding SRPBCC domain-containing protein, which gives rise to MKDLKYVFYIGGTPEEVWRALISSEGTKQIYYGSVIRSTFQLGDLLEYVGPGADGDETVHVYGNVLEYIPNQVLRFTHFAGKSYTKDDIQDYESRISYLLDPVGSCTKLTLIHDQWQEGDPHYENSNAAWWMILSNTKSFVEIGKTLNLG